In one Nicotiana tomentosiformis chromosome 6, ASM39032v3, whole genome shotgun sequence genomic region, the following are encoded:
- the LOC104117946 gene encoding uncharacterized protein, which translates to MHQAASNINYKIWIFWDQDFTGSIIDQDEQQMTVELKHVEAVGVFQLTIVYAKCKANLRRPLWEVLRQTSLTCTIPWCVLGDFNVIASIEEKIGGLPYQMRKSLEFLSMIEDCGLVVLGFYGSRYTWSNGRGPGSIIWKRLDREMVNDNWLISFPATTISHLSSIGFDHNPLLMEMNIRQDTSKKYFKFLNCWVENEGFIPLVHEVWNQEVRGNAMWIVHQKLKAVSNALSKWSRQEYVDIF; encoded by the coding sequence ATGCATCAAGCAGCATCAAATATCAACTACAAAATCTGGATCTTTTGGGATCAAGATTTTACAGGCTCAATCATTGACCAAGATGAGCAGCAAATGACTGTTGAACTAAAGCATGTAGAAGCAGTTGGAGTTTTCCAGTTAACTATTGTTTATGCCAAGTGTAAAGCAAATCTCAGAAGACCACTGTGGGAAGTATTGAGGCAAACATCTTTGACCTGTACCATCCCATGGTGTGTGCTTGGAGATTTCAATGTTATTGCATCCATTGAAGAAAAGATAGGGGGTCTACCATACCAAATGAGAAAGAGCTTGGAATTCCTCAGTATGATAGAAGATTGTGGACTTGTAGTCCTGGGGTTCTATGGTTCTAGGTATACATGGTCCAATGGCAGAGGTCCAGGATCAATAATTTGGAAAAGATTGGACAGAGAGATGGTAAATGACAACTGGCTGATCTCCTTCCCAGCTACCACCATTTCACACCTATCATCCATTGGGTTTGATCACAATCCTCTGCTGATGGAGATGAATATCAGACAGGATACTAgcaaaaaatatttcaagtttCTCAACTGTTGGGTGGAAAATGAAGGTTTCATACCCCTGGTTCATGAAGTCTGGAATCAGGAAGTCAGAGGCAATGCTATGTGGATCGTCCATCAAAAGCTTAAAGCAGTCTCTAATGCTTTAAGTAAATGGTCGAGGCAGGAATATGTGGATATTTTTTAG